The proteins below come from a single Epinephelus moara isolate mb chromosome 19, YSFRI_EMoa_1.0, whole genome shotgun sequence genomic window:
- the hps1 gene encoding Hermansky-Pudlak syndrome 1 protein isoform X2, which produces MKCLLIGNESAEVLFHWTDPEFQQNVQEQYGASQEEGQGLPAFEDSISTLFAPIIISCSTMVDRLGDSYTCFTTENNHIYVLHQFDECLYIAVNGDGEEGEDDLRRKIYVMKKLIEVMFGMVTLSGNLLRKELRPQDTEQRARLWKHLQSLLETYSHLRENDQSFLVEAVERLIHPTLCEQCIEFLERRLVQQLNSSVERAGEEVLHAFILVHTKLLAFYSSRSASTLSTSDLLALIIMAQNMYPSNVDLDEPNPEDVESTSGSGPESFYTPEPSPTDRDSSSSDKPVRGSTPVFEFVDPDVQMAEDSLQTLEVPPPDPSSPRRVFLEVSQKDGLFPMMPHSMYCLPLWPGITLVLLTKIPTSAVAISVYTFLEAFDKLEKRLSEGLEGSAATRGQPTIHDIRSKLDRFIKALGQSEIQSAQLQNVWTEFKNRAFARGGPGFNRDLILWCKNMKTQLCGIYRQCFLVESGPADIPRRLSPGLQERAQTMVQEKLMDWKDFLLVKSRRNITMVSYLEDFPGLIHFICVDRSTGQMIAPSLNVTERNTSELGKGPVAQFIKNKVWSHVSITRRYLQKGYSTVTLRDGDFYFCYFLWFENETGYKLEAGDIPILPDDSAPIGMLAWDFYSRKLLRYYSKNHQGEVVKCYELLTVHLGVIPTEIILQHCRQLASKLWEPSRNPLL; this is translated from the exons ATGAAGTGTCTGCTGATAGGCAATGAGAGCGCTGAGGTCCTCTTCCACTGGACCGACCCAGAATTCCAGCAGAACGTCCAGGAGCAGTATGGGGCGTCTCAGGAGGAGGGCCAGGGG CTCCCGGCCTTCGAGGACAGCATCAGCACTCTGTTCGCCCCCATCATCATCTCCTGCAGCACCATGGTGGACAGGCTGGGTGACAGCTACACGTGCTTCACTACAGAAAACAACCACATCTACGTCCTGCACCAG TTTGATGAGTGTCTCTACATTGCTGTGAATGGAGacggggaggagggagaggatgaCCTGAGGAGGAAGATCTACGTGATGAAGAAGTTGATCGAGGTCATGTTCGGCATGGTCACCCTCAGCGGTAACCTCCTCAGGAAAGA ACTGCGTCCTCAGGACACGGAGCAGAGAGCGAGGCTGTGGAAGCATCTCCAGAGTCTGCTGGAGACCTACAGTCACCTCCGAGAGAACGACCAGAGCTTCTTAGTGGAG gCGGTGGAGAGGCTGATCCACcccacgctgtgcgagcagtgCATCGAGTTCCTGGAGCGCCGCTTAGTGCAGCAGCTCAACAGCAGCGTGGAGCGAGCAGGAGAGGAGGTGCTGCACGCCTTCATCCTGGTCCACACTAAATTGCTGGCCTTCTACTCCAG CCGCAGCGCGAGCACGCTCTCCACCTCAGACCTGCTGGCCCTCATCATCATGGCACAGAATATGTATCCTAGCAACGTAGACCTGGATGAGCCGAATCCTGAG gATGTTGAGAGTACGTCTGGGTCTGGTCCTGAAAGTTTTTACACGCCAGAGCCGTCCCCTACAGACCGGGACTCCAGCAGCTCAG ACAAGCCAGTGAGAGGAAGTACCCCTGTGTTTGAGTTTGTGGACCCAGACGTCCAG ATGGCAGAGGACAGCCTGCAGACTCTCGAAGTTCCTCCCCCTGACCCGTCGAGCCCTCGCAGAGTCTTCTTAGAGGTCTCGCAGAAAGATGGGCTGTTTCCCATGATGCCTCACTCCATGTACTGTCTGCCACTGTGGCCTGGCATCACACTTGTGCTGCTTACTAAG ATTCCCACCAGTGCAGTGGCCATATCAGTGTATACGTTTTTGGAAGCCTTCGACAAGCTGGAGAAACGTTTAAGTGAAGGTCTAGAGGGTTCTGCAGCCACAAGAGGCCAGCCGACCATACACGACATCCGCAGCAAACTGGATAGATTCATCAAAGCCCTGGGGCAGAGTGAGATACAG TCTGCGCAGTTACAAAACGTCTGGACGGAGTTTAAGAACCGAGCCTTCGCCAGAGGAGGACCCGGGTTCAACAGAGA TCTGATCCTGTGGTGTAAGAATATGAAGacccagctgtgtggcatctaCCGACAGTGTTTTCTTGTTGAATCTGGACCAGCCGACATTCCTCGCCGTCTCTCCCCCGGTCTGCAGGAACGAGCCCAGACCATGGTGCA AGAGAAACTAATGGACTGGAAAGACTTCCTGTTGGTGAAAAGCAGGAGGAATATCACCATGGTGTC TTACCTGGAGGATTTCCCGGGCCTCATTCATTTTATCTGCGTGGACCGATCCACGGGCCAGATGATTGCGCCATCGCTCAACGTCACAGAGCGCAACACGTCTGAGCTGGGGAAGGGGCCGGTGGCTCAGTTCATCAAAAACAAG GTGTGGAGCCACGTCAGCATCACACGACGCTATCTCCAGAAGGGTTACTCCACTGTCACGTTGCGTGACGGAGACTTCTACTTCTGCTACTTCCTCTggtttgaaaatgaaaca GGCTATAAGTTAGAAGCAGGGGACATACCCATCCTACCTGACGACTCTGCCCCCATTGGGATGCTCGCCTGGGACTTCTACAG CAGGAAGCTGCTGCGGTACTACAGCAAGAACCACCAGGGTGAGGTGGTGAAGTGCTACGAGCTGCTGACGGTACACCTGGGGGTCATCCCCACCGAGATCATCCTCCAGCACTGCAGACAGCTGGCGAGCAAACTGTGGGAGCCTTCACGCAACCCTCTGCTgtag
- the st3gal7 gene encoding ST3 beta-galactoside alpha-2,3-sialyltransferase 7 isoform X2, which yields MVTLNHLSVEDPDDGSPLLPEAAEAATPTPVFHRQRVITKTDSREFFLSRSENLAFSLVLLIGCYSAILIPAYLPSNRAATLSDDNLHPKDLVSLNRSAFLLSGPCQPRWCLNHLKPLSCSAGLLDIPVFVQGVRPVPWDLSPPLGLQGSEEHLAHALASLPQPGLPPSLRSEGSCRRCVVVGNGGVLHGSHLGSHIDQYDIIIRLNNAPVPGFEKDAGSRTTIRLIYPEGAPRSANQYQKTTMVALVVFKSLDLDWLTSVITKQPLSFWSKIWFWREVVDDIPLRPENFRILHPEIIHKTGQVLQKYALKQGNMVPTLGASAVVMALQLCDQVSLAGFGYNMQHPEARLHYYESIRMGAMKAQVVHDVSAEKLFLRDLVAAGAVTDLTGAL from the exons AGCGAGTGATCACCAAGACTGACTCCAGGGAATTTTTCCTCAGCAG GAGTGAGAACCTTGCCTTCAGTCTGGTGCTGCTGATCGGATGCTACTCAGCTATTCTGATTCCTGCTTATCTCCCTTCGAATAGAGCGGCAACTCTCAGTGATGACAACCTACATCCTAAAGATCtg GTCTCACTGAATCGCTCAGCCTTCCTGCTGTCAGGCCCCTGTCAGCCTCGCTGGTGTCTGAACCACCTTAAGCCCTTGTCCTGTTCCGCAGGCCTTCTAGACATCCCTGTGTTTGTGCAGGGGGTCAGGCCTGTGCCCTGGGATCTGTCGCCTCCTCTGGGGCTCCAGGGCAGCGAAGAGCATCTGGCCCATGCTCTCGCATCTCTGCCTCAGCCTGGCCTGCCTCCATCACTGAGGAGTGAGGGCAGCTGCAGGCGATGTGTGGTGGTGGGCAATGGAGGGGTTCTTCACGGGAGCCATCTTGGATCCCATATAGATCAGTATGACATCATTATCAG GCTGAATAATGCTCCAGTGCCCGGCTTCGAGAAAGACGCTGGTTCTCGCACCACCATCCGCCTGATTTACCCAGAGGGAGCACCTCGCTCTGCAAACCAGTACCAAAAGACCACCATGGTTGCTCTGGTGGTGTTTAAGAGCCTGGACCTGGACTGGCTGACTTCTGTCATCACCAAGCAGCCTCTG agCTTCTGGTCCAAAATATGGTTCTGGAGGGAGGTGGTGGATGATATTCCCCTGAGACCAGAGAACTTCAGGATCCTGCACCCAGAGATTATTCACAAAACAGGACAGGTCCTGCAGAAATATGCTCTGAAACAGGGAAAC ATGGTGCCGACACTAGGTGCCAGTGCAGTGGTGATGGCTTTGCAGCTGTGTGACCAGGTGAGCCTGGCAGGGTTTGGGTACAACATGCAGCACCCAGAGGCCAGGCTGCACTACTACGAGAGCATACGCATGGGTGCAATGAAGGCTCAA GTGGTGCATGACGTCAGCGCTGAGAAACTCTTCTTGAGGGACCTGGTGGCTGCAGGAGCTGTGACCGACCTCACAGGGGCTCTGTGA
- the hps1 gene encoding Hermansky-Pudlak syndrome 1 protein isoform X1, which translates to MKCLLIGNESAEVLFHWTDPEFQQNVQEQYGASQEEGQGLPAFEDSISTLFAPIIISCSTMVDRLGDSYTCFTTENNHIYVLHQFDECLYIAVNGDGEEGEDDLRRKIYVMKKLIEVMFGMVTLSGNLLRKELRPQDTEQRARLWKHLQSLLETYSHLRENDQSFLVEAVERLIHPTLCEQCIEFLERRLVQQLNSSVERAGEEVLHAFILVHTKLLAFYSSRSASTLSTSDLLALIIMAQNMYPSNVDLDEPNPEDVESTSGSGPESFYTPEPSPTDRDSSSSADKPVRGSTPVFEFVDPDVQMAEDSLQTLEVPPPDPSSPRRVFLEVSQKDGLFPMMPHSMYCLPLWPGITLVLLTKIPTSAVAISVYTFLEAFDKLEKRLSEGLEGSAATRGQPTIHDIRSKLDRFIKALGQSEIQSAQLQNVWTEFKNRAFARGGPGFNRDLILWCKNMKTQLCGIYRQCFLVESGPADIPRRLSPGLQERAQTMVQEKLMDWKDFLLVKSRRNITMVSYLEDFPGLIHFICVDRSTGQMIAPSLNVTERNTSELGKGPVAQFIKNKVWSHVSITRRYLQKGYSTVTLRDGDFYFCYFLWFENETGYKLEAGDIPILPDDSAPIGMLAWDFYSRKLLRYYSKNHQGEVVKCYELLTVHLGVIPTEIILQHCRQLASKLWEPSRNPLL; encoded by the exons ATGAAGTGTCTGCTGATAGGCAATGAGAGCGCTGAGGTCCTCTTCCACTGGACCGACCCAGAATTCCAGCAGAACGTCCAGGAGCAGTATGGGGCGTCTCAGGAGGAGGGCCAGGGG CTCCCGGCCTTCGAGGACAGCATCAGCACTCTGTTCGCCCCCATCATCATCTCCTGCAGCACCATGGTGGACAGGCTGGGTGACAGCTACACGTGCTTCACTACAGAAAACAACCACATCTACGTCCTGCACCAG TTTGATGAGTGTCTCTACATTGCTGTGAATGGAGacggggaggagggagaggatgaCCTGAGGAGGAAGATCTACGTGATGAAGAAGTTGATCGAGGTCATGTTCGGCATGGTCACCCTCAGCGGTAACCTCCTCAGGAAAGA ACTGCGTCCTCAGGACACGGAGCAGAGAGCGAGGCTGTGGAAGCATCTCCAGAGTCTGCTGGAGACCTACAGTCACCTCCGAGAGAACGACCAGAGCTTCTTAGTGGAG gCGGTGGAGAGGCTGATCCACcccacgctgtgcgagcagtgCATCGAGTTCCTGGAGCGCCGCTTAGTGCAGCAGCTCAACAGCAGCGTGGAGCGAGCAGGAGAGGAGGTGCTGCACGCCTTCATCCTGGTCCACACTAAATTGCTGGCCTTCTACTCCAG CCGCAGCGCGAGCACGCTCTCCACCTCAGACCTGCTGGCCCTCATCATCATGGCACAGAATATGTATCCTAGCAACGTAGACCTGGATGAGCCGAATCCTGAG gATGTTGAGAGTACGTCTGGGTCTGGTCCTGAAAGTTTTTACACGCCAGAGCCGTCCCCTACAGACCGGGACTCCAGCAGCTCAG CAGACAAGCCAGTGAGAGGAAGTACCCCTGTGTTTGAGTTTGTGGACCCAGACGTCCAG ATGGCAGAGGACAGCCTGCAGACTCTCGAAGTTCCTCCCCCTGACCCGTCGAGCCCTCGCAGAGTCTTCTTAGAGGTCTCGCAGAAAGATGGGCTGTTTCCCATGATGCCTCACTCCATGTACTGTCTGCCACTGTGGCCTGGCATCACACTTGTGCTGCTTACTAAG ATTCCCACCAGTGCAGTGGCCATATCAGTGTATACGTTTTTGGAAGCCTTCGACAAGCTGGAGAAACGTTTAAGTGAAGGTCTAGAGGGTTCTGCAGCCACAAGAGGCCAGCCGACCATACACGACATCCGCAGCAAACTGGATAGATTCATCAAAGCCCTGGGGCAGAGTGAGATACAG TCTGCGCAGTTACAAAACGTCTGGACGGAGTTTAAGAACCGAGCCTTCGCCAGAGGAGGACCCGGGTTCAACAGAGA TCTGATCCTGTGGTGTAAGAATATGAAGacccagctgtgtggcatctaCCGACAGTGTTTTCTTGTTGAATCTGGACCAGCCGACATTCCTCGCCGTCTCTCCCCCGGTCTGCAGGAACGAGCCCAGACCATGGTGCA AGAGAAACTAATGGACTGGAAAGACTTCCTGTTGGTGAAAAGCAGGAGGAATATCACCATGGTGTC TTACCTGGAGGATTTCCCGGGCCTCATTCATTTTATCTGCGTGGACCGATCCACGGGCCAGATGATTGCGCCATCGCTCAACGTCACAGAGCGCAACACGTCTGAGCTGGGGAAGGGGCCGGTGGCTCAGTTCATCAAAAACAAG GTGTGGAGCCACGTCAGCATCACACGACGCTATCTCCAGAAGGGTTACTCCACTGTCACGTTGCGTGACGGAGACTTCTACTTCTGCTACTTCCTCTggtttgaaaatgaaaca GGCTATAAGTTAGAAGCAGGGGACATACCCATCCTACCTGACGACTCTGCCCCCATTGGGATGCTCGCCTGGGACTTCTACAG CAGGAAGCTGCTGCGGTACTACAGCAAGAACCACCAGGGTGAGGTGGTGAAGTGCTACGAGCTGCTGACGGTACACCTGGGGGTCATCCCCACCGAGATCATCCTCCAGCACTGCAGACAGCTGGCGAGCAAACTGTGGGAGCCTTCACGCAACCCTCTGCTgtag
- the hps1 gene encoding Hermansky-Pudlak syndrome 1 protein isoform X3, with protein sequence MKCLLIGNESAEVLFHWTDPEFQQNVQEQYGASQEEGQGLPAFEDSISTLFAPIIISCSTMVDRLGDSYTCFTTENNHIYVLHQFDECLYIAVNGDGEEGEDDLRRKIYVMKKLIEVMFGMVTLSGNLLRKELRPQDTEQRARLWKHLQSLLETYSHLRENDQSFLVEAVERLIHPTLCEQCIEFLERRLVQQLNSSVERAGEEVLHAFILVHTKLLAFYSSRSASTLSTSDLLALIIMAQNMYPSNVDLDEPNPEDVESTSGSGPESFYTPEPSPTDRDSSSSADKPVRGSTPVFEFVDPDVQMAEDSLQTLEVPPPDPSSPRRVFLEVSQKDGLFPMMPHSMYCLPLWPGITLVLLTKIPTSAVAISVYTFLEAFDKLEKRLSEGLEGSAATRGQPTIHDIRSKLDRFIKALGQSEIQSAQLQNVWTEFKNRAFARGGPGFNRDLILWCKNMKTQLCGIYRQCFLVESGPADIPRRLSPGLQERAQTMVQEKLMDWKDFLLVKSRRNITMVSYLEDFPGLIHFICVDRSTGQMIAPSLNVTERNTSELGKGPVAQFIKNKVWSHVSITRRYLQKGYSTVTLRDGDFYFCYFLWFENETGYKLEAGDIPILPDDSAPIGMLAWDFYRKLLRYYSKNHQGEVVKCYELLTVHLGVIPTEIILQHCRQLASKLWEPSRNPLL encoded by the exons ATGAAGTGTCTGCTGATAGGCAATGAGAGCGCTGAGGTCCTCTTCCACTGGACCGACCCAGAATTCCAGCAGAACGTCCAGGAGCAGTATGGGGCGTCTCAGGAGGAGGGCCAGGGG CTCCCGGCCTTCGAGGACAGCATCAGCACTCTGTTCGCCCCCATCATCATCTCCTGCAGCACCATGGTGGACAGGCTGGGTGACAGCTACACGTGCTTCACTACAGAAAACAACCACATCTACGTCCTGCACCAG TTTGATGAGTGTCTCTACATTGCTGTGAATGGAGacggggaggagggagaggatgaCCTGAGGAGGAAGATCTACGTGATGAAGAAGTTGATCGAGGTCATGTTCGGCATGGTCACCCTCAGCGGTAACCTCCTCAGGAAAGA ACTGCGTCCTCAGGACACGGAGCAGAGAGCGAGGCTGTGGAAGCATCTCCAGAGTCTGCTGGAGACCTACAGTCACCTCCGAGAGAACGACCAGAGCTTCTTAGTGGAG gCGGTGGAGAGGCTGATCCACcccacgctgtgcgagcagtgCATCGAGTTCCTGGAGCGCCGCTTAGTGCAGCAGCTCAACAGCAGCGTGGAGCGAGCAGGAGAGGAGGTGCTGCACGCCTTCATCCTGGTCCACACTAAATTGCTGGCCTTCTACTCCAG CCGCAGCGCGAGCACGCTCTCCACCTCAGACCTGCTGGCCCTCATCATCATGGCACAGAATATGTATCCTAGCAACGTAGACCTGGATGAGCCGAATCCTGAG gATGTTGAGAGTACGTCTGGGTCTGGTCCTGAAAGTTTTTACACGCCAGAGCCGTCCCCTACAGACCGGGACTCCAGCAGCTCAG CAGACAAGCCAGTGAGAGGAAGTACCCCTGTGTTTGAGTTTGTGGACCCAGACGTCCAG ATGGCAGAGGACAGCCTGCAGACTCTCGAAGTTCCTCCCCCTGACCCGTCGAGCCCTCGCAGAGTCTTCTTAGAGGTCTCGCAGAAAGATGGGCTGTTTCCCATGATGCCTCACTCCATGTACTGTCTGCCACTGTGGCCTGGCATCACACTTGTGCTGCTTACTAAG ATTCCCACCAGTGCAGTGGCCATATCAGTGTATACGTTTTTGGAAGCCTTCGACAAGCTGGAGAAACGTTTAAGTGAAGGTCTAGAGGGTTCTGCAGCCACAAGAGGCCAGCCGACCATACACGACATCCGCAGCAAACTGGATAGATTCATCAAAGCCCTGGGGCAGAGTGAGATACAG TCTGCGCAGTTACAAAACGTCTGGACGGAGTTTAAGAACCGAGCCTTCGCCAGAGGAGGACCCGGGTTCAACAGAGA TCTGATCCTGTGGTGTAAGAATATGAAGacccagctgtgtggcatctaCCGACAGTGTTTTCTTGTTGAATCTGGACCAGCCGACATTCCTCGCCGTCTCTCCCCCGGTCTGCAGGAACGAGCCCAGACCATGGTGCA AGAGAAACTAATGGACTGGAAAGACTTCCTGTTGGTGAAAAGCAGGAGGAATATCACCATGGTGTC TTACCTGGAGGATTTCCCGGGCCTCATTCATTTTATCTGCGTGGACCGATCCACGGGCCAGATGATTGCGCCATCGCTCAACGTCACAGAGCGCAACACGTCTGAGCTGGGGAAGGGGCCGGTGGCTCAGTTCATCAAAAACAAG GTGTGGAGCCACGTCAGCATCACACGACGCTATCTCCAGAAGGGTTACTCCACTGTCACGTTGCGTGACGGAGACTTCTACTTCTGCTACTTCCTCTggtttgaaaatgaaaca GGCTATAAGTTAGAAGCAGGGGACATACCCATCCTACCTGACGACTCTGCCCCCATTGGGATGCTCGCCTGGGACTTCTACAG GAAGCTGCTGCGGTACTACAGCAAGAACCACCAGGGTGAGGTGGTGAAGTGCTACGAGCTGCTGACGGTACACCTGGGGGTCATCCCCACCGAGATCATCCTCCAGCACTGCAGACAGCTGGCGAGCAAACTGTGGGAGCCTTCACGCAACCCTCTGCTgtag